Proteins co-encoded in one Streptomyces roseochromogenus subsp. oscitans DS 12.976 genomic window:
- a CDS encoding roadblock/LC7 domain-containing protein, which produces MSQAAQNLNWLITNFVDNTPGVSHTVVVSADGLLLAMSEGFPRDRADQLAAVASGLTSLTAGASRIFEGGSVNQTVVEMERGFLFIMSISDGSSLAVLAHPEADIGLIGYEMALLVDRAGTVLTPDLRAELQGSLLN; this is translated from the coding sequence ATGAGCCAGGCGGCACAGAACCTGAACTGGTTGATCACCAACTTCGTGGACAACACCCCGGGGGTGTCCCACACGGTGGTGGTCTCCGCCGACGGACTCCTTCTGGCGATGTCCGAAGGCTTCCCCCGCGACCGCGCCGACCAGCTCGCGGCCGTCGCCTCCGGTCTGACGTCTCTGACGGCAGGCGCCTCCCGGATCTTCGAGGGGGGCAGCGTGAACCAGACGGTTGTGGAGATGGAGCGGGGATTCCTCTTCATCATGTCCATCTCCGACGGTTCCTCGCTCGCGGTCCTGGCCCACCCGGAAGCGGACATCGGCCTCATCGGGTACGAGATGGCCCTTCTGGTGGACCGCGCGGGCACGGTCCTGACCCCGGATCTGCGTGCGGAGCTCCAGGGCAGCCTTCTCAACTAG
- a CDS encoding DUF742 domain-containing protein, translating into MATPPGGSHSGNWSYGPAQGQGDGSANRYNFPSAPSHRQPYAPQGPGPSPYEQPPAPRIQPVQPQRRPEPAPASASNNPLVRPYAMTGGRTRPRYQLAIEALVHTTAAPHQMQGQLPEHQRICNLCREIKSVAEISALLTIPLGVARILVADLAEAGLVAIHQPGGDENAGGQPDVTLLERVLSGLRKL; encoded by the coding sequence GTGGCAACACCCCCAGGCGGTTCGCATTCAGGCAACTGGTCGTACGGCCCTGCCCAGGGCCAGGGCGACGGTTCGGCGAACCGGTACAACTTCCCCTCCGCCCCGAGCCACCGGCAGCCGTACGCACCGCAGGGCCCCGGCCCCTCGCCGTACGAGCAGCCCCCGGCCCCGCGGATCCAGCCGGTGCAGCCGCAGCGCCGCCCCGAGCCTGCGCCCGCGAGCGCATCGAACAACCCCTTGGTGCGTCCGTACGCCATGACCGGCGGCCGGACCCGCCCGCGCTACCAGCTCGCCATCGAGGCACTGGTGCACACCACCGCCGCTCCGCACCAGATGCAGGGCCAGCTGCCCGAGCATCAGCGGATCTGCAACCTGTGCCGGGAGATCAAGTCGGTGGCGGAAATCTCCGCGCTGCTGACGATCCCCCTCGGCGTGGCCAGGATTCTCGTCGCCGACTTGGCGGAGGCGGGCCTGGTCGCCATCCATCAGCCCGGCGGCGACGAGAACGCCGGTGGCCAGCCAGACGTGACACTGCTCGAAAGGGTGCTCAGTGGACTTCGCAAGCTCTAG
- a CDS encoding GTP-binding protein, protein MDFASSSGGPSRSTTSAKIVVAGGFGVGKTTFVGAVSEINPLRTEAVMTSASAGIDDLTHTGDKTTTTVAMDFGRITLDQDLILYLFGTPGQDRFWFMWDDLVRGAIGAVVLVDTRRLADCFPAVDYFENSGLPFVIALNGFDGNQPYNPDEVREALQIGPDTPIITTDARHRADAKSTLITLVEHALMARLR, encoded by the coding sequence GTGGACTTCGCAAGCTCTAGCGGCGGTCCTTCCCGCTCCACCACCTCCGCGAAGATCGTGGTGGCGGGCGGCTTCGGCGTGGGCAAGACCACGTTCGTCGGCGCCGTCTCGGAGATCAACCCGCTGCGCACCGAGGCCGTCATGACGTCCGCCAGCGCGGGCATCGACGACCTCACCCACACCGGAGACAAGACCACCACCACGGTGGCCATGGACTTCGGCCGCATCACCCTGGACCAGGACCTCATCCTGTACCTGTTCGGCACCCCCGGCCAGGACCGCTTCTGGTTCATGTGGGACGACCTGGTACGCGGCGCGATCGGCGCGGTGGTGCTCGTGGACACCCGGCGCCTCGCCGACTGCTTCCCGGCCGTCGACTACTTCGAGAACAGCGGCCTCCCCTTCGTCATCGCGCTGAACGGCTTCGACGGCAACCAGCCGTACAACCCCGACGAGGTGCGGGAAGCACTGCAGATCGGACCGGACACCCCGATCATCACGACCGACGCCCGCCACCGCGCGGACGCCAAGTCGACGCTGATCACGCTGGTCGAGCACGCCCTGATGGCTCGGCTTCGCTGA
- a CDS encoding acyl-CoA carboxylase subunit epsilon codes for MSTPDIRVEKGHAEPEEVAAITAVLLARAAARTEPSTRTHRGRAKAGWRRLEREGGFRAPHSWHG; via the coding sequence ATGAGCACTCCTGACATCCGCGTCGAGAAGGGCCACGCCGAGCCCGAGGAAGTCGCCGCCATCACGGCCGTCCTCCTGGCCCGCGCGGCCGCCCGCACCGAGCCGTCGACCCGGACCCACCGGGGCCGCGCCAAAGCCGGCTGGCGCCGGCTGGAACGCGAAGGCGGCTTCCGGGCGCCGCACAGCTGGCACGGCTAG
- a CDS encoding acyl-CoA carboxylase subunit beta, whose product MTVLEETTGEPTGEPTDARGRVAELQDIRARAVAGPSEKATEAQHAKGKLTARERIELLLDPGSFQEVEQLRRHRATGFGLEAKKPYTDGVITGWGTVEGRTVFVYAHDFRIFGGALGEAHATKIHKIMDMAIAAGAPLVSLNDGAGARIQEGVSALAGYGGIFQRNTKASGVIPQISVMLGPCAGGAAYSPALTDFVFMVRETSQMFITGPDVVKAVTGEEISQNGLGGADVHAETSGVCHFAYDDEETCIAEVRYLLSLLPQNNRENPPRVESGDPVDRRGDVLLDLVPADGNRPYDMAKVIEEIVDDGEYLEVHERWARNIICALARLDGQVVGIIANQPQVLAGVLDIEASEKAARFVQMCDAFNVPIVTFLDVPGFLPGVDQEHGGIIRHGAKLLYAYCNATVPRISLILRKAYGGAYIVMDSQSIGADLTYAWPTNEIAVMGAEGAANVIFRRQIAGAEDPEAMRARMVKEYKSELMHPYYAAERGLVDDVIDPAETREVLVKSLAMLQSKHADLPSRKHGNPPQ is encoded by the coding sequence ATGACCGTTTTGGAAGAGACGACGGGTGAGCCGACCGGCGAGCCGACGGACGCGCGCGGACGGGTCGCCGAGCTGCAGGACATTCGTGCCCGAGCCGTGGCGGGCCCCAGCGAGAAGGCGACCGAGGCCCAGCACGCCAAGGGCAAGCTGACCGCGCGGGAGCGGATCGAGCTGCTCCTGGACCCGGGGTCCTTCCAGGAGGTCGAGCAGCTGCGCCGGCACCGGGCGACCGGTTTCGGCCTGGAGGCGAAGAAGCCGTACACCGACGGTGTCATCACCGGCTGGGGCACGGTCGAGGGCCGCACGGTCTTCGTGTACGCGCATGACTTCCGGATCTTCGGCGGGGCGCTGGGCGAGGCTCACGCCACCAAGATCCACAAGATCATGGACATGGCCATCGCGGCCGGCGCGCCTCTGGTCTCCCTGAACGACGGCGCGGGCGCCCGAATCCAGGAGGGCGTCTCGGCGCTCGCCGGGTACGGCGGCATCTTCCAGCGCAACACCAAGGCGTCCGGTGTCATCCCGCAGATCTCGGTGATGCTCGGCCCGTGCGCCGGCGGCGCCGCGTACTCGCCCGCCCTGACGGACTTCGTCTTCATGGTCCGCGAGACCTCGCAGATGTTCATCACCGGCCCGGACGTGGTCAAGGCGGTGACCGGCGAGGAGATCTCCCAGAACGGCCTGGGCGGCGCGGACGTCCACGCGGAGACCTCCGGCGTCTGCCACTTCGCGTACGACGACGAGGAGACCTGCATCGCCGAGGTGCGCTACCTCCTCTCGCTGCTCCCGCAGAACAACCGCGAGAACCCGCCCCGGGTGGAGTCCGGCGACCCGGTGGACCGCCGCGGCGACGTCCTGCTCGACCTGGTCCCGGCGGACGGCAACCGGCCGTACGACATGGCCAAGGTCATCGAGGAGATCGTCGACGACGGCGAGTACCTGGAGGTCCACGAGCGCTGGGCGCGGAACATCATCTGCGCGCTGGCCCGCCTCGACGGCCAGGTGGTCGGCATCATCGCCAACCAGCCGCAGGTACTGGCGGGCGTCCTGGACATCGAGGCATCGGAAAAAGCTGCGCGCTTTGTTCAGATGTGTGACGCTTTCAATGTCCCGATCGTCACCTTCCTGGACGTGCCGGGGTTCCTCCCCGGCGTCGACCAGGAGCACGGCGGAATCATCCGCCACGGCGCGAAGCTGCTGTACGCCTACTGCAACGCGACCGTGCCGAGGATTTCGCTCATCCTGCGCAAGGCGTACGGAGGTGCCTACATCGTCATGGACTCCCAGTCGATCGGCGCCGACCTCACCTACGCCTGGCCGACCAACGAGATCGCCGTGATGGGCGCGGAAGGTGCCGCGAACGTCATCTTCCGCCGCCAGATCGCCGGCGCCGAGGATCCCGAGGCCATGCGGGCGCGGATGGTCAAGGAGTACAAGTCCGAGCTGATGCACCCGTACTACGCGGCGGAGCGCGGCCTGGTGGACGACGTCATCGACCCGGCCGAGACCCGCGAGGTCCTGGTGAAGTCCCTGGCGATGCTCCAGTCCAAGCACGCCGACCTGCCCTCCCGCAAGCACGGCAACCCGCCGCAGTAA
- a CDS encoding YceI family protein has protein sequence MGIFGRKDSTLETTAAPAGADLTALTGDYTIDPAHTTIGFTARHAMVTNVKGSFDDFTGTLHLDGTDPGKSTATLDVKMESIDTGNADRDGHLKSSDFFKTDEFPTMTFRSTKAEALGGDEYRITGDLSLLGVTKPISIDLEFNGAAKDPFGNERVGFEGRTEILRSEWGLTWNAALETGGVLVSDKIKLNFDISAIKNA, from the coding sequence ATGGGCATCTTCGGCCGCAAGGACAGCACCCTCGAGACCACCGCCGCGCCGGCCGGCGCCGACCTGACCGCGCTGACCGGTGACTACACGATCGACCCGGCGCACACCACGATCGGTTTCACCGCCCGGCACGCCATGGTCACCAACGTCAAGGGCAGCTTCGACGACTTCACGGGCACGCTGCACCTGGACGGGACGGACCCCGGCAAGTCGACTGCCACGCTCGACGTCAAGATGGAAAGCATCGACACGGGCAACGCCGACCGGGACGGTCATCTGAAGTCGTCCGACTTCTTCAAGACCGACGAGTTTCCGACCATGACCTTCCGCTCCACCAAGGCGGAGGCCCTGGGTGGCGACGAGTACCGCATCACCGGCGACCTCTCGCTGCTCGGCGTGACCAAGCCGATCAGCATCGACCTGGAGTTCAACGGCGCTGCGAAGGACCCGTTCGGCAACGAGCGCGTCGGCTTCGAGGGCAGGACCGAGATCCTGCGCTCCGAGTGGGGGCTGACCTGGAACGCGGCGCTGGAGACCGGCGGCGTCCTGGTCTCCGACAAGATCAAGCTGAACTTCGACATCTCGGCGATCAAGAACGCCTGA